From the genome of Corallococcus macrosporus DSM 14697:
GGCGCGCGGTGTCCTCGGAGTAGTCCTTGGACGAGTTGAAGTCGCGGCCCAGGAACACCTCGCCGTCGCTCTTGCCGAACGCCAGCGGGCCCATCTTCTCGCTCATGCCCCAGCGGCACACCATGGCGCGCGCCGTCTCGGTGGCGCGCTCGATGTCATTGGCGGCGCCGCTGCTCATCTCGTTGAACATGAGCTCTTCGGCGATGCGGCCGCCCATGGCCATGGAGATCTGGTCCAGCATCTGCTTCTTGTAGCCGTTGACCTTGTCCTCGGTGGGCAGGCTCCAGGTGACGCCCAGGGCCTGGCCGCGCGGGATGATGGTGACCTTGTGGAGGGGGTCGCAGCCCGGCAGCAGCTTGGCCAGCAGCGCGTGGCCCGCCTCGTGGGTGGCGGTGTTCCGCTTCTCCTTCTCGGTCATGATCATGGAGCGCCGCTCGGGGCCCATGAACACCTTGTCCTTGGCGGCCTCGAAGTCGCTCAGGTCCACGCGCTCCTTGTTCTGCCGCGCGGCCATCAGCGCCGACTCGTTGACGAGGTTCTCCAGGTCCGCGCCCGTCATGCCCGGCGTCCCGCGGGCGATGACCTCCAGGTCCACCTCCGGCGCCAGCGGCACGCGGCGGGTGTGCACCTTCAGCACGCCCAGGCGGCCCTTCAGGTCGGGGCGCGGCACCACGATGCGGCGGTCGAAGCGGCCGGGGCGCTGCAGCGCGGGGTCCAGCACGTCCGGACGGTTGGTGGCGGCAATCAGGATGACGCCGTCGTTGGACTCGAAGCCGTCCATCTCCACCAGGAGCTGGTTGAGCGTCTGCTCGCGCTCGTCGTGTCCACCGCCCAGGCCCGCGCCACGGTGGCGGCCCACGGCGTCGATTTCGTCGATGAAGATGATGCAGGGGGCGTTCTTCTTGCCCTGCTCGAAGAGGTCACGGACGCGGCTGGCGCCGACGCCCACGAACATCTCCACGAAGTCCGAGCCGGAGATGGAGAAGAACGGCACGCCGGCCTCGCCGGCCACCGCGCGGGCGAGCAGCGTCTTGCCCGTCCCCGGCGAGCCCATCATCAGCACGCCCTTGGGAATCCGGCCGCCCAGCTTGGTGAACTTCTTCGGGTCCTTCAGGAAGGCGACGATCTCCTCCAGCTCTTCCTTGCACTCGTCGGCGCCGGCCACGTCGGCGAACGTCACCTTGTTGTGACTCTCGCTGAGGAGCTTGGCCTTCGACTTGCCGAAGGTCATCGCCTTGCCGCTGCCGCCCTGGAGCTGGCGCATGAAGAAGATGAAGAACAGGAAGAGGAAGACGACCGGCATCCACTGACCGAGGATGGTCAGCCAGAGGCTGTTCTGCTCCTCCCGCTCGTACTTCACGTCCACGCCGTTGTTGCGGAGCTGGTTCAGCATGGCCGCATCCGGCGCCGGCCCCGTCGTCCGGAACTTCTCGGACGTGTCGGTGAACTTGCCGGAGTAGGTGTTGCCCTTGACGGCAACCTCCTTGACCTTCTTCTCCTCCACCTTCGTCAGCAACTGGGTGAAGGACGGTTCCTGGACCTGGTCGTTGCCCTGGGAGAAGAAGTTGTAGAAGGCGACGAAGAGGACGATCAGGATGACCCAGAGCCCGATGGTCTTGTAAGTCGAACGCACGTGTCAGCTGCCCTTTCGGAACTCGGCGGGATGAGGGCCGCGCTGGGAAGAACCCCAGCTTTATCCATCACTTGGCCGACACCAGGCGAGCTACCCAGCGGCGGACCGTATCAGCAACAGCAAAAAGCCCTCAACTATTTAGGGGGCCGCGCCCATCCCCCGAACTGCGACTCTGCCACTCTATAACGCCGCGGTCCGCTGAATGCTCGGACCGGGGGGAACCGCCCAGAGGTACTCCCTGGCGGCCGCACGCGGTACCGCTGGTGGCCAGAGGCCGGGGAGCCACACCACCTGCCCCTCGGCGTCCGCCACCACCGGCCGCGTGGCCCGCGCTTCCGCGGGCACCCGAAGATCAACCAACACGTCCTGAAGCTTCCGTTGTCCCGCAGGGGTGCGCACCCGGTCTCCCGGGCGGCGTGTCCGCACGGTCAGCGGCCAGCGCGTCCCGTCCTCGAGCGCCAGCCCGTGCACACCCGACGGAGGAGGTGCGGACTCGACCGAAAAATTCCACCCCGTTCCGATGAGCGCGCCCCGCGCGCCCGCGCGCTCCAGCCGCAGCTCGGCGGGCGGCCGCGGCGAGGACGTCTGCCGGACGCAGCGCACCCGCCCGCTCGACGCGCGCAGCAGGGCCCCCCGCCCCAACGTGGCCGTCCCGCCGCGCTCCACCGCGCGCTGCACCCGGGCCAGCGTGGCCTCATCCACCGCCGCGCCCGCGCCAGCCACCAGCCGGGCGAGCACCCGGCGGCGCAGCGCGGGCACCAGCGCGCGCACGCCCACGGCGTCCAACGCGCCATCCTCCAGCCGCAGCCGCTCGAAGGCCGCGTCCGCCAGGGACGCCAGCAGCGCCTCATCCTCCGCGGCCACGCGCGCGAAGGCGGCCAGGTGCGCCTCCACCGCGAAGCCCGCGGCGCGAGACAGGGCGGGCAGCACGTCGCGCCGGACGCGCGTCCGGAAGTGGACAGGGTCGGCGTTCATCGGGTCTGTCGAATAGGCGACACCCTGCTCCGCCACGAAGGCCTCCACGTCCTGACGCGTGCACGCCAGCAGGGGCCGCACCAGTCCGGGCCGCGCCTCGTGGATGCCCACCGCGCCGCGCAGCGCGGTGCCTCGCGCCAGCCGCATGAGCAGCGTCTCCGCCTGGTCCGAGGCGGTGTGCGCGGTGGCCACCGCGTCCAGGCCCGCCTCCCGACGGAGCGCCTCCAGGGCGGCGTAGCGGGCCTCCCTCGCGCGCGCCTCGACGCCCGCCCCTGGACGCAGCCCCAGCGCGCGGACGTGGCAGGGCAGCCCGCGCGCGGCCGCCAGGAGGGCCACCGAGCGGGCTTCACCCGTGGACTCGGGCCGCAGGCCGTGGTCCAGCGTGGCCACCTCCACGCGCAGCCGCAGGGCCTGGGCCACGCACGCGGTGCCCACCAGGAGCGCGGTGGAGTCCGCGCCGCCAGAGACGGCGAGCAGCACCGAGCCTCCCTCCAGACCCAGCCGGGTGTACGCCTCTCGAAGCGTCGTCGTCAGGAGCAGGGTGGCGGATTCAGGACGGGGCATCGGACGGCGGTGGAATGGAGTGTCGGGTGCGCGGGTTACAGAGACACGTGCGGTTGAAGACAGGGGGGGCTGATTCTTATGATCGTCACAACATCGAATCGGCGTGGATGCGGTAGCGGAAATACACGTGGCCGCGCACGCTGTTCTGGAGACGGTCGAATTTTGAGCTGTTGGACCTAGGGGTCCCCCCCCTCCCCCTCTGGGTCCACGGGTCCGCCCGGAGACGTATTCCAGGCGGTCCCTCTTTCCGAAACGCCCCGGACTTCCCTCGTGGAGTCCGGGGCGTTTCCTTTTTCGCGCCTGGTTGCACAGCTTACGTGCGACTGGACGAGCCAGGGGACGGACCGTGCGACCACGGAATGAGTCCTTGGAAACCGTTGACCCTCTTGGGAGTCTGTCGGATAACGGCCCAGGTGTGTTCAGGTCGTCACCCCGAATCCGCCCCGGAGACCCAAGTATGGCAGGCACCGACAAGCGCAAGCAGTCGCTGTACTTCCCCGAGGAGATGCTGAAGGAGATCCAGGAAGAGGCGACCCGCCAGGACCGCTCCCTTTCCTGGGTCGTGCAGCAGGCGTGG
Proteins encoded in this window:
- the ftsH gene encoding ATP-dependent zinc metalloprotease FtsH: MRSTYKTIGLWVILIVLFVAFYNFFSQGNDQVQEPSFTQLLTKVEEKKVKEVAVKGNTYSGKFTDTSEKFRTTGPAPDAAMLNQLRNNGVDVKYEREEQNSLWLTILGQWMPVVFLFLFFIFFMRQLQGGSGKAMTFGKSKAKLLSESHNKVTFADVAGADECKEELEEIVAFLKDPKKFTKLGGRIPKGVLMMGSPGTGKTLLARAVAGEAGVPFFSISGSDFVEMFVGVGASRVRDLFEQGKKNAPCIIFIDEIDAVGRHRGAGLGGGHDEREQTLNQLLVEMDGFESNDGVILIAATNRPDVLDPALQRPGRFDRRIVVPRPDLKGRLGVLKVHTRRVPLAPEVDLEVIARGTPGMTGADLENLVNESALMAARQNKERVDLSDFEAAKDKVFMGPERRSMIMTEKEKRNTATHEAGHALLAKLLPGCDPLHKVTIIPRGQALGVTWSLPTEDKVNGYKKQMLDQISMAMGGRIAEELMFNEMSSGAANDIERATETARAMVCRWGMSEKMGPLAFGKSDGEVFLGRDFNSSKDYSEDTARQIDAEVRSIVVGCYERGKTLLTENIEALRRVTDALVEYETLDAEDVNILLQGGQLTRERPPPRVNAPPKATEKKDKRKILDALEGLPAMEPKKA
- a CDS encoding TIGR04563 family protein encodes the protein MAGTDKRKQSLYFPEEMLKEIQEEATRQDRSLSWVVQQAWKIARERIKSFPAVNDVTGDERQDPREE
- the tilS gene encoding tRNA lysidine(34) synthetase TilS encodes the protein MPRPESATLLLTTTLREAYTRLGLEGGSVLLAVSGGADSTALLVGTACVAQALRLRVEVATLDHGLRPESTGEARSVALLAAARGLPCHVRALGLRPGAGVEARAREARYAALEALRREAGLDAVATAHTASDQAETLLMRLARGTALRGAVGIHEARPGLVRPLLACTRQDVEAFVAEQGVAYSTDPMNADPVHFRTRVRRDVLPALSRAAGFAVEAHLAAFARVAAEDEALLASLADAAFERLRLEDGALDAVGVRALVPALRRRVLARLVAGAGAAVDEATLARVQRAVERGGTATLGRGALLRASSGRVRCVRQTSSPRPPAELRLERAGARGALIGTGWNFSVESAPPPSGVHGLALEDGTRWPLTVRTRRPGDRVRTPAGQRKLQDVLVDLRVPAEARATRPVVADAEGQVVWLPGLWPPAVPRAAAREYLWAVPPGPSIQRTAAL